The Fictibacillus arsenicus genome contains a region encoding:
- the ilvN gene encoding acetolactate synthase small subunit codes for MRRIISATVLNESGVLNRLTGLLTKRQFNIENITVGHTEDPAVSKVTLTVWVEDDRKAEQLVKQLHKQINILKVRDLTNMALVSRELALIKVLTTPDTRSEIKMLIEPFRATVLDVSLENVTLEVTGDSEKVDALIELLRPYGIKEISRTGITAIPRGTQKKVLELHPYSIM; via the coding sequence ATGAGGCGTATTATTTCTGCAACAGTGTTAAACGAAAGCGGTGTTCTGAATCGCTTAACCGGTTTGCTTACAAAAAGGCAATTTAACATCGAAAACATTACAGTCGGACATACGGAGGATCCTGCCGTTTCAAAAGTGACTTTAACAGTTTGGGTAGAGGATGACAGAAAAGCCGAACAGCTGGTTAAACAGCTTCATAAGCAGATCAATATTTTAAAAGTCCGTGATCTCACAAATATGGCTCTTGTTTCAAGAGAACTGGCACTTATTAAAGTATTAACCACTCCGGATACACGAAGTGAAATAAAAATGCTGATTGAACCATTCAGGGCTACAGTTCTCGATGTTTCATTAGAGAACGTTACGCTCGAAGTAACCGGAGACAGTGAAAAAGTAGATGCACTGATAGAACTGCTTCGTCCTTATGGAATTAAAGAGATTTCAAGAACTGGCATAACAGCTATTCCAAGAGGAACGCAAAAGAAAGTTTTAGAGCTTCACCCCTATTCTATTATGTAA